In Toxotes jaculatrix isolate fToxJac2 chromosome 11, fToxJac2.pri, whole genome shotgun sequence, a single genomic region encodes these proteins:
- the kif20ba gene encoding kinesin-like protein KIF20B: MMESCLNHKPGRREQTEVDELKRDLSSEFSPLPDPQRSSGEEREHLQVYLRIRPFTSAESNNGESQDCVAIEPPDTVLLKPPSLSLSGRLSSDKSLPQTGQRFQFSKVYGPETTQRELFEGTVKDLVKDVLEGGNSLVFTYGVTNAGKTFTFLGPDADAGILPRSLNVIFNSIDEQVFSGMSIKPHRCREFTRLTKEQQTEEVLFKRNLFKQLKESEKSNASLLNLTNKTLLEGASILGVSGAAEDKISLEVETHTKFSVWVSFCEIYNENIHDLLEVVPSGAPRRTVLRLSQDVKGNAFVKDLRWIQVNSAEEAYKVMKLGKKNQSFSSTRLNQLSSRSHSIFSIRILRIEDIGTPRVHTVSELCLCDLAGSERCAKTQNKGDRLKEAGNINTSLLILGKCINALRHNQQAKLLQHVPFRESKLTHYLQGFFCGRGKACMIVNINQCASMYDETLNVLKFSAVAQKVVVLSTRLLPTIPQRSASEVSFIIDNADRKALQSSRRSSLNGWESSLEDVQEDVGDEYEEENSLMEDTMDQTGNEDDDDDENDDKILISKKTHQRQAAVLKQLQVQLKKERAESLLMEARVREEISREFSELFSEMQNDYNDRLGREREILEERAERRLEIFKNLIDKMAKAGTSQDTQAMDTSLDSYSSELADIKKAAEAAQRCLGSDQAGPCGDRSDAVEELERKVLELNEHQRKVEEQMTKKHNGETFGVEDEEKKQLLAQLQEKLSEIARLEKQVADLQRAAELGSQGRTLLVEEGSSSEREQLQEALTVLEKEKKAREAALAALEYQTMGKEEALASLEEERKAREEALASLGELRQSKEEALASLEEERKEKEKAIAAFAEMKQSREEAQSFLEMERKESCRLVEEREKRQQEGDALQQEVRELTAKLEAAEHQVTIETARAEQALVQLQSAQAQLGEHAKEIQEKTSQIHTLTLETQGLKQELQAPAASSGCVTDQPREEVSEFRENLADEKEESESKHRQILELQHELAQAKEQLAHTQQLEQLNEKLTEQEEASKQQVEELRKKLQDQEEMLQRPLDELRSKLECQEHASKEEADQLRAKLEEQTQAWEKQVEELNEKLREQKVISQQQLEDLKHKLSEQKETSDKLFDDLKQKFDEQTQTAELLKAELEEARFKGSHSSAAEEDLKRLNSDLQTEVASLRAKVSNMEETQESPCKTEAQLASSEMERMLKEKNKQMEEKLAESEKASAEREAELQKKLLEKEAQVTTLQKSLQEVQEQREEEESQAVQETRRREVERRRELLAVAHEAIAQKDEELEKRAEEISRLKENAKQDSEKVKSLGLDLQRKEDDASDLKEKLADYKKQMQQVQKEISAMREEEKALRQKLADMEKARKQLQSELTNRDRIIQQLRVEQSSDSKSDQTLQLYQKSCKDLEAKERILEDMRLALTEQEETQAQMDEVLEEKLNLIQELSSEVEKLKGMLLQQDRGNNTHRQGDSQSDDLKLAEQKAAQAQESLKLCTGKHQAERKKWLEEKLSLIGQAKEAEDKRNQEMRKFAEDRERYTRQQHQLESLSSQLAEKEQTMEKWRKERDTLVAALEVQLQKLLSSQAEKDKHIQQLRQNNAQPPQECGDGGAGVAELQAALCEREADIQRLKEELKASAARQADTVTQTKSNESPATLVGKPPSETINRKSAARRDTRASVSSQGSAGCPSVLDSSEISTENGKTSRFPRPELEISFSPLQPNRMALRRQGEESAVTVKITRSARKRKSGEMEKSHIFRRSKRRATHEEEVEAENRRNTRTKLTPKLTPHQEEISSTAGRHDSRSSIRSRKEGTLQKIGDFLQSSPTLLGTKAKKMMSLVSGRGDADSAASSSSSSSLSLRAKKNKRKLYRPEISSPMDMPAHPIISREPEEKESDHQIIKRRLRSRMAK, encoded by the exons atGATGGAATCGTGCCTGAACCACAAGCCTGGTAGACGGGAACAGACAGAGGTCGACGAACTGAAGAGAGACCTCTCATCAGAGTTCAGTCCCTTACCAGACCCGCAG CGTTCCAGCGGTGAGGAGAGAGAACACCTTCAGGTCTACCTCCGAATCCGACCCTTCACCTCGGCAGAGAGCAATAATGGAGAGTCACAg gaTTGTGTTGCCATCGAGCCTCCTGACACAGTTCTGCTGAAGCCTCCCAGTCTGTCCCTCTCAGGGAGGCTTAGCTCAGACAAATCACTTCCACAGACTGGGCAGCGCTTCCAGTTCTCAAAG GTGTATGGTCCTGAGACGACACAGAGAGAGCTGTTTGAAGGCACAGTAAAGGATTTGGTGAAAGACGTCCTTGAAGGGGGAAACTCTCTGGTTTTCACTTATGGAGTCACCAACGCAGGGAAGACCTTCACATTCTTAG GTCCAGATGCTGATGCCGGTATCCTGCCCAGGTCTCTTAATGTGATCTTCAACAGTATTGATGAGCAGGTTTTCAGTGGAATGAGCATCAAACCTCACCGCTGCCGAGAGTTCACACGACTCACGAAGGAGCAGCAGACTGAGGAGGTGTTGTTCAAGAGAAACCTCTTCAAGCAACTTAAAGAG AGTGAGAAGAGCAACGCCAGCCTTTTGAACTTGACCAATAAGACTCTCCTTGAAG gtgCCTCCATACTGGGGGTgtctggagcagcagaggacaaaATCAGCCTGGAGGTGGAAACGCACACGAAGTTCTCTGTCTGGGTTTCTTTCTGTGAAATCTACAATGAGAACATTCACGACCTCCTGGAGGTCGTACCCAGTGGGGCTCCGAGGAGGACAGTGCTGCGTCTGTCCCAGGATGTCAAGGGCAACGCTTTTGTCAAAG ATCTGCGTTGGATTCAGGTAAATAGTGCAGAAGAGGCTTACAAGGTGATGAAGCTGGGCAAGAAGAACCAGAGCTTCTCCTCCACCCGACTCAACCAGCTCTCCAGCAGGAG tcacaGTATTTTTTCCATTCGCATTTTGAGGATTGAGGATATTGGGACTCCAAGGGTCCACACAGTCAGTGA gttgtgtctgtgtgacctGGCTGGCTCGGAGCGATGTGCCAAAACCCAGAATAAGGGAGATCGTCTGAAAGAAGCTGGAAACATCAACACCTCACTGCTCATCCTGGGAAAATGCATCAACGCACTGCGACACAATCAGCAGGCAAA GCTGCTTCAGCATGTTCCTTTCAGGGAAAGCAAGCTCACACACTACCTGCAGGGCTTTTTCTGTGGTCGAGGTAAAGCCTGCATGATCGTCAACATCAACCAGTGTGCCTCCATGTATGACGAGACCCTCAACGTCCTCAAATTCTCTGCTGTGGCACAGAAg gttgtGGTTCTGTCCACAAGGCTCCTTCCCACCATACCCCAGAGGTCTGCCAGTGAGGTATCCTTCATCATCGACAATGCTGACAGGAAGGCTcttcagagcagcaggaggagctcCTTGAATGGCTGGGAGAGTAGCCTCGAGGATGTTCAG GAGGATGTTGGTGATGAGTATGAGGAAGAAAACAGCCTGATGGAGGACACAATGGATCAGACTGGCAATGaagacgatgatgatgatgaaaatgatgataaAATTCTCATCAGTAAAAAGACGCACCAG AGGCAGGCGGCTGTGTTGAAACAGCTACAGGTGCAGCTGAAGAAGGAGCGAGCGGAGAGTCTGCTCATGGAGGCGCGAGTGAGAGAGGAGATCAGCCGAGAGTTCTCCGAGCTGTTCTCTGAGATGCAGAACGACTACAA TGACCGtctggggagggagagagagatctTGGAGGAGCGAGCAGAAAGGAGACTCGAGATCTTCAAGAACCTTATCGACAAAATGGCCAAAGCTGGAACCAGTCAAGACACACAGGCCATG GACACGTCTCTGGACTCCTACTCCTCTGAATTAGCAGACATAAAGAAGGCCGCTGAGGCTGCTCAGAGGTGTCTGGGTTCAGACCAAGCAGGGCCTTGTGGAGACAGAAGTGACGCTGTcgaggagctggagaggaagGTGCTGGAACTGAATGAGCACCAGCGGAAAGTGGAAGAGCAGATGACTAAAAAACACAATG GTGAAACCTTTGGAGtagaggatgaggagaaaaagCAGCTTCTCGCTCAGCTCCAGGAGAAGCTGTCAGAGATCGCCCGGCTAGAGAAACAAGTGGCAGAcctgcagagggcagcagagctgGGCTCACAGGGCCGCACCTTGCTGGTCGAGGAGGGGAGTTCAAGTGAGAGAGAACAGCTGCAG GAGGCGTTGACTGTCCttgagaaggagaagaaagccaGAGAAGCTGCCCTCGCTGCTTTGGAATACCAGACTATGGGCAAAGAGGAGGCACTGGCATCcttagaggaggagaggaaagcaaGGGAGGAGGCCCTCGCCTCACTTGGGGAGCTGAGGCAAAGCAAAGAGGAGGCGCTAGCATCCCtcgaagaagagagaaaagagaaagaaaaagccatAGCAGCGTTTgcagaaatgaaacaaagcagagaggaggctcAGTCTTTTCTGGAGATGGAAAGGAAGGAGAGCTGCAGGCtggttgaggagagagaaaagaggcaaCAGGAGGGTGATGCTCTccaacaggaagtcagagagCTAACGGCCAAACTGGAAGCCGCTGAGCACCAG GTTACGATCGAGACTGCGAGAGCCGAACAAGCACTGGTCCAGCTACAGTCTGCTCAGGCTCAGCTGGGTGAACACGCAAAGGAGATCCAGGAGAAAACATCCCAGATCCACACCCTGACGCTGGAAACTCAAGGCCTGAAACAGGAACTGCAGGCCCCAGCAGCATCATCCGGTTGTGTCACTGATCAGCCGAGGGAAGAGGTGTCAGAGTTTAGGGAGAATCTGGCTGATGAGAAGGAGGAAAGTGAGAGCAAGCACAGACAAATACTGGAGCTGCAGCATGAGCTAGCACAGGCAAAGGAacagctggcacacacacagcagctggaacagtTGAATGAGAAGCTCACTGAACAGGAAGAAGCTTCAAAACAGCAAGTTGAAGAGCTGAGAAAGAAGCTTCAGGACCAAGAGGAGATGTTGCAGCGACCACTGGATGAGCTCAGATCCAAGCTTGAATGTCAAGAGCATGCTTCCAAAGAAGAAGCAGACCAGCTAAGAGCAAAACTTGAGGAGCAAACACAAGCCTGGGAAAAACAGGTAGAGGAGCTCAATGAGAAGCTGCGAGAACAGAAGGTGATATCacaacagcagctggaggacttaaaacacaaactcagtgaACAAAAAGAAACTTCTGACAAGCTCTTTGATGATCTGAAGCAAAAGTTTGATGAGCAGACACAAACTGCAGAGCTGCTCAAGGCCGAACTAGAGGAGGCTAGGTTCAAAGGTTCACACAGTTCTGCTGCAGAAGAAGACCTCAAGAGGTTAAACTCTGATCTCCAGACAGAGGTTGCGTCCCTGAGGGCAAAGGTTTCCAACATGGAAGAAACACAGGAGTCTCCTTGTAAAACCGAAGCTCAGCTAGCCTCTTCTGAAATGGAGAGaatgctgaaagaaaagaacaagcagatggaggagaagcTAGCAGAGTCTGAGAAAGCGTCGGCAGAGAGAGAGGCGGAGCTGCAGAAAAAGCTGCTGGAAAAGGAAGCACAGGTAACCACCCTGCAGAAGAGCCTGCAGGAGGTGCAGGAGCagcgagaggaggaggagagccagGCGGTCCAGGAGACCCGGCGCAGGGAGGTGGAAAGGCGCAGGGAGCTGCTGGCCGTGGCACACGAGGCCATCGCTCAGAAGGacgaggagctggagaagagagcagaggagatcAGCAG ACTAAAGGAAAATGCCAAGCAGGACTCAGAGAAAGTCAAGAGCCTCGGCCTCgacctgcagaggaaagaagacGACGCATCAGACCTCAAAGAGAAACTGGCCGACTACAAGAAGCAGATGCAGCAGGTTCAGAAGGAG ATTTCGGccatgagagaagaagaaaaggctTTGAGGCAGAAGCTGGCTGACATGGAGAAAGCCAGGAAGCAGCTTCAGTCTGAGCTCACCAACAGAGACAGAAtcattcagcagctcagagtg GAGCAATCATCTGACTCCAAGTCTGACCAGACACTGCAGCTCTACCAAAAGTCCTGCAAAG aCCTTGAAGCCAAGGAGCGCATTCTGGAGGACATGCGTTTGGCTCTGACGGAGCAGGAGGAGACACAGGCGCAGATGGACGAGGTCCTAGAAGAGAAACTTAACCTTATCCAGGAACTCTCCAGTG AGGTGGAGAAATTGAAGGGGATGTTGTTACAGCAGGACCGTGGAAACAACACACACCGTCAAGgtgacagccaatcagatgaCCTCAAACTGGCTGAACAGAAAGCTGCCCAGGCTCAGGAGAGCTTGAAG CTGTGTACGGGGAAACACCAGGCTGAACGTAAAAAGTGGCTGGAGGAGAAGCTGTCCCTGATCGGCCAAGCTAAAGAGGCGGAGGACAAGAGGAATCAAGAAATGAGGAAGTTCGCCGAAGACAGGGAACGCTACACCCGGCAGCAGCACCAGCTG gagTCCCTGTCGTCTCAGCTTGCTGAGAAAGAGCAGACCATGGAGaagtggaggaaggagagagacactCTGGTAGCAGCTTTGGAGGTCCAGCTACAGAAACTTCTCTCCAGCCAAGCAGAGAAGGACAAACACATCCAGCAGCTACGCCAAAACAACGCTCAGCCGCCACAAGAG TGTGGTGATGGTGGAGCTGGCGTGGCAGAGCTGCAGGCTGCTCTGTGTGAGAGGGAGGCAGACATCCAGCGACTGAAGGAAGAGCTCAAGGCCTCGGCAGCCAGACAGGCggacacagtcacacag ACTAAAAGCAATGAGAGCCCTGCTACATTGGTAGGGAAACCCCCGAGTGAAACCATCAACAGGAAGTCGGCAGCAAGGAGGGATACCAGAGCGTCGGTGAGCAGTCAG GGCTCAGCTGGCTGTCCGTCAGTGTTGGACTCCTCTGAGATTTCCACAGAAAATGGCAAGACGAGCCGCTTCCCTCGGCCGGAGCTGGAGATCTCCTTCAGCCCTCTTCAGCCCAACCGCATGGCTCTGCGACGccagggagaggagagcgctGTCACGGTCAAAATCACCCGCTCCGCTCGCAAGAGAAAGAGCGGAGAGATGGAAAAG TCTCACATTTTCAGGAGGAGTAAACGACGAGCAACACACGag gaagaggtggaggcagagaaCAGAAGGAACACAAGGACCAAACTGACGCCAAAGCTGACCCCACACCAAGAGGAG ATCTCCTCCACAGCGGGTCGCCACGACTCCCGCAGCAGCATCCGCAGCAGAAAGGAAGGAACGCTACAGAAGATCGGAGACTTCCTGCAGAGCTCCCCCACGCTGCTCGGCACTAAAG ccaaGAAGATGATGAGTCTGGTGAGCGGCCGGGGTGATGCCGACTCCGcggcctcctcttcctcctcttcatccctcaGTCTGAGAGCCAAGAAGAACAAAAGGAAACTCTACAGGCCTGAAATTTCCTCCCCCATGGACATGCCCGCACACCCG ATCATCAGCAGAGagccagaggagaaagagagcgaCCATCAGATCATTAAGAGGCGCCTTCGCTCCAGGATGGCGAAGTGA